The region AGGAAAAGTCTCCTAGTTTTATTATTatgtaatgatttataaattTGTATATTTCTCACAGATCCATGTACACCTCCTGAAACTCCAAACGTATGGATAGGTAAGTGATAAAAAAACCAGAAAtctaatttcttctttttttcactgCGACTTGTCTGCATCTGATGGTACTCCCGATCCagacaaatacagcactatttttttttaaatcttgccaAATGAAATTTAGCTAAATCCTAAACCTTTATAGTTGGTTTTAACTGGCAAAACGTGATATTGgggcaatttttggaaataagggccaaaaacatatatattttatgctgtgacaatcaaatcCAAAGATTTGTACTAAGGcaaatttcaggttatgcattctaatttttggaaaacacattttctaatatccTTTATAACCAATTATCGAACTAAATATAAAAATTCATGATAGCCTTTACTCCAAATTTTGTGACTGAAAATCATGCAACTGAAATTACATGCTTCTGGcccattttaaaataatttttcatagTCCTTCTGGcccattttaaaataatttttcatagTCAGCTGTTCAAAATTTACAGCAGTATACTTTTTGCATGCaagtaatttttttttgggggggggtccaTTTTGGAAATTCCGCATCTGCAAAAAAACTGGTTATGGGCCTGCGTTCACAATCAtttcttgatgtttttgtttgtttcacatGACTTTGGACACTTATTTCTGGAAATTCCATTAATATTATACATTTCGTATAATTgttgcaaatttttaaaattctacAACTTCCACTCTTGTGGGGACCATGTTTCTTGGGCTAAAATCGAGGGGAAAAAGTTGTCACACTCTGTATCACAACCCCTCATCTGAGTTACACAAATCTGTCATGTATTTGGACATGTAGTGGACACTCCCCTTATACGCCCCACACTTCATCCCCCTCCCCCAATCGATCCAAGTTCAGGGTATTGTAGATCCACTGTAGACATGGCATTGCATGAAGGGGGAGGGGAAAGCAATTGATGTTAACCCATGTAAAGTGTTGGGAATGtgtcaacatttattttccttgatATTATAACTCCCAGTGACACATGGTTTTCTTTCATTACAGGtgatgccccttactgcgaaactAATGACAGTTACTGCGGCTTCTTTGCCCTTGACTTCATATGCAACGATACAAAAGGCGGCAACGGTGAAGAATGCTTGAATGGAACTAAGGTCTTGTGTTCATATCCTGACCCTGAACCTCTATCATCACCAACCCCAGTTACTATGTTAAAGGTTCTAGCCTACAATGTTTGGGAGCTACGGTACCTGTACGCACAAAGCGGACAGCAAGAACGCACCTGTCGTATACCATATGAAGTATTCAAACTCCATCCTGATGTAGATGTAATTGTTTTCAACGAAGTTTTCATGGGTGGTTGCTTCGCAGACGATTCATTAACAATACGCGATATTATTCACGAACATGGATTTGTGCATTACACCGGAACGGTTGGTGAACCGGTCACGCCACGTAAACCGGAAAATGGCGGGGTGTTTATCGCATCGAGGTGGCCAATTAAGGTGGAAAAACAGCATGTATATGAAAATTCTCAAAAGGGTACGGCGGATGCTGTATCTGGTAAAGGCTGTATGTACGCGCAGATTGAAAAGACGGTTGATAACCAAAACAAGGTTTATCATATATTTGGCACCCATTTACAAGCACAGAATGGAACATCGATTGATCAAGTGCGGGTATTACAAGCCGGTGAAATGCATGCTTTTATGCAGGATCAAGACATACCTGCAGACGAGCCGGTGATTTACGCAGGAGATTTAAACGCGGATAAGATCAATAATGTCAACCACGCTGCAGATATATTGATGACATTAGAGGCCAATCTACCGCCCATAGTTGGTGAATTGGATTCCACGTACGATACGGAAATCAATGATATATTCTTTGAAGTCGATGATTATGTTGCTTGGTTGGACTACGCACTGTACAGCGATATTCATGTGCATCCCACATGGTCTGCTTTGGAAGTTGTACGCCCTCGTTATTCAGAACCTTTTCCAGTTTGTATGGCTGCAATTAATCCACGCCACACCTATCCCGATTCGGAACTCTGCTTCATAAGCAAATCCATTAGAGATCTCTCCGACCATTTTGCGGTTTTAGGAGTATTTGATTATGGAATGGAACCAGAACCAACAACAAAACCGGTCATTGAAACAACAtctggaggtcaaaggtcatttgtaaCATCCTTGTTGACGTTCATCATTTTTTGCTTGTTGGTTTCAcactttttataattttactcGTAATTGCTGCAACTGATGCTAATCTTGCAAATTGAATGATTCACATCTGTTCACTGTCTCAAAGCCCTTCACAGATTTGAACGTTAACACAGAATTCCATATACAAGCTCTTTTAGACGAAAGAGACAAAATGCAgataccctccacaaaaacattacttggagtttgagcaacttattactgatacaggcagctgtacaaaaatgtattattgtaagatcaATAATTGTTGTAATGTTTTCTTTTGTCACAAAAcacctcatttagaggcatgtATGGTATGCTTCTACTGCATTTAGACTTAGTAGAAAGGTAGAAACTCAATCTTAATGATATGTAACATATGAATCTTGCATGTTAGTTCTCaagactttttaaaataaatggaAATGTTGGTGACAAAGTTAAAAAATTAAGTTATTTTGTTTAACACACCAATTTACTATGCCACACCTTATTGCACATTTTTTTCTCACATATTGAGCCATAGTGACCAAAGTAACAACTGACAAGTGGACCATGTGAGTAAAACAAAGGCTATCAATATCACAAATACTATttgaattttataaaaaaaatggattttaagaaATCTTCAAGAGGAAATCAGAGAACTTTACATCTGAGAACCTTTAGAGTTTGTTCAGCTTACATGGCGAGaagtatttgttttttgttactacGTGCATCAATAAAATTACAAGTTATGCTCACATAAATTACGAATTGGATAATCTGTTTCAAATGACCAAATCTGCAACAAAGTTTTTGCTATGCACACAATAGTTCTTTAGTCCgaagtttctgatggtataaaaactTTTTGGGAGTAAGTTGTGGGGATAAGGTTGTGGATCATGAATTTCCCCTTTAAACACTGTCCAATGTTATACATGAAAGCTTCCCATTCATGCTGTTGCCAGATCAAGGCTGACCTGTATATGGCAGAAGCATGCAATGGTCAATTTATTTGTGCAAGGGGCAATGTACAAGTTTTTCATGGTCACTGCTCAATTTGTAAATCAAATAATGATTTAAATGTCCCTTATAGCATAATTGAAGACTCATCTGATTGTATTTATTTTTCCTCTATATTGCATTGTAGAGTGCTctgacatttttgtttgttgtccTAAGGTGGGAAAAATAAGACAGAAAAAAACTTCTACGGGCGGACAGACTTGTCAAGTTGggatatttttaatttatttttcagttGAATGACCCTAAAATCTGAACATATTTTGAAAGTTTTCtgaattttgtattaatttcagtcaaaattaatTCATTGTGGCCAAAAGACGGCATTTTTTATTATTGCGGCAGACAGCTAAAAAATCCAAATGCGGGACAGTTTGGCGGGACAGTTTGGCGGGACAGTTTGGCGGGCCTCTAGAACAAGATATTTTGTCATCTAATAATGTTATTATTGtattcggctattccagttgaaatccatacagcccctatggaagacatgacctgaaacTCCCATACAGGCcttacagggggtgtagatttcaaggagtcacccattctggtaactccatttgaaattcacactccctgtgtggaaaatagCCTagtaggtcatgtcttcaatatagGGTACATGTATATCCACTGGAATATAGCCCGTTGTTTAATACTCTGTATCAAGAATCACAATACCGGTAAATTCAAATTCAAGTGCAATAAACTTTTTTTGATTTCACAAAACACTGGACTGTTTACTAATATTATGTACAAGTCTTTTCACACTTATTAGCCCATAATGAGTACTTACATGTCTATGTTACAACAACATTTACAAATATGTACAAGTTATAGCAGTGATGTAATCAAGCAGGTAACAAAGGTATTGGGATATTAACTggaatccatacatcccctatggaaggcatagcCTTAATCTTTTCcacaggtagtgtggatttcaaatggagctacccattcaggtaacttcatttgaaatttacactccctgtgtggaaaatacAAGTCGTGTCTTTCATAGCTGTGTATGGaatacatggatttcaactgcaatagaccAATTTGCAAGTTTACAAGTTGTTTTTCAAGCCAAACTAATGTTCACATTTTTTAACAAAGGAATAAATTGCCAGGTAACTGAACTGCACACAGATGGTACTCTtgcatttaaaataataataataatagtgctCCATCGGTTTGGATAGAAGCAAAAATGCGTGCCCCGGTATTACAGTGGCCCATAGACTATTGTACGGTACTCACTTCTAGTGGTGGTACACCACTCTAACCATCTAAACGATCTCTGGAGTTTTAAATTGGGACAACATAAAAAAATATGACTTAATTGTGAGCTTTCTTTTGCTCAAAACTggctaaaaataaatatataataacaaTGGTACACAACACACATCTAGGCAAACCTAACAGAGATGCCATTCAGTTTCACTTACAAAActtgaaactggtgagaaaaacctgaaaaagcatatgaatgcaggccaaaaagtcccaaaacggactgaaaataaataaaaacatgggaatttggactcaaaaaacacctgaattcaggctaaaacctgaaaagttgcATCTCTGCATATAAATCATTGTGTTGTTGAGCAAAACATTTCTCATTTTTTACATAATTGAATGTCTTGCA is a window of Amphiura filiformis chromosome 2, Afil_fr2py, whole genome shotgun sequence DNA encoding:
- the LOC140146513 gene encoding sphingomyelinase C-like, producing MLKVLAYNVWELRYLYAQSGQQERTCRIPYEVFKLHPDVDVIVFNEVFMGGCFADDSLTIRDIIHEHGFVHYTGTVGEPVTPRKPENGGVFIASRWPIKVEKQHVYENSQKGTADAVSGKGCMYAQIEKTVDNQNKVYHIFGTHLQAQNGTSIDQVRVLQAGEMHAFMQDQDIPADEPVIYAGDLNADKINNVNHAADILMTLEANLPPIVGELDSTYDTEINDIFFEVDDYVAWLDYALYSDIHVHPTWSALEVVRPRYSEPFPVCMAAINPRHTYPDSELCFISKSIRDLSDHFAVLGVFDYGMEPEPTTKPVIETTSGGQRSFVTSLLTFIIFCLLVSHFL